The following are encoded in a window of Brevibacillus sp. DP1.3A genomic DNA:
- a CDS encoding cytochrome c oxidase subunit 2A, which yields METQVDKAEKGKKSKSNKLQTNQEDLKGTFVAVLIVGGIILVGWLGVFGLFLDRA from the coding sequence ATGGAGACGCAAGTTGACAAGGCGGAGAAAGGCAAGAAATCAAAATCCAACAAGCTACAAACGAACCAGGAAGACTTGAAGGGAACGTTTGTCGCGGTTCTGATCGTCGGAGGTATCATTCTAGTCGGTTGGTTGGGTGTATTCGGGCTTTTCCTGGATAGGGCGTAA
- a CDS encoding b(o/a)3-type cytochrome-c oxidase subunit 1, producing MVIARKIDDTVPHVPVQRSAARLSLAYVWVAYIAFGLAAVAGMVQGMVRGGIMELPSWTNYYQILTAHGVLMALIFTTYFIVGFIFSGVARTTGGSLHGAALKFGWAGWILMTVGTLMAVVTILLNEASVLYTFYAPLKASPYFYIGSALLVVGSWLAGFGVFASYRKWKRENKGKMSPLFVFMGVTTYVLWITATIPVAVEVLFQLIPWSLGLVPTINVMLSRTLFWFFGHPLVYFWLLPAYMAWYVCLPRIIGGHVFSDSLSRLAFLCLLLFSIPVGFHHQLMEPGISPAWKMIHVTLTLIVVIPSLMTAFSMFAVFETTGRKKGGVGLFGWLKKLPWTDVRFFAPFVGMLFFIPGGAGGIINASNQINAVVHNTIWVTGHFHITVGAAVALTFFGVSFWLIPALTGRQLTKTANRMGMVQTVFWAVGMFLMSLAMHAMGLQGAPRRTDYTTYMDHPLALGWMDYQRVMAFGGGLLFVSAILLIAILLYLTFYAPKGNTEYPIAETETTQEVPKILERWPVWIGLVAFLIILAYGYPILQQIQHQAPGSPPFVTW from the coding sequence ATGGTAATCGCACGGAAGATCGACGATACAGTCCCCCATGTTCCGGTTCAGCGTTCTGCGGCAAGGCTTAGTTTGGCCTATGTGTGGGTAGCTTATATTGCATTCGGATTGGCGGCTGTGGCAGGGATGGTACAGGGCATGGTTCGTGGTGGAATCATGGAACTGCCGAGCTGGACAAATTACTATCAAATTTTGACCGCCCATGGCGTGTTGATGGCACTTATTTTTACCACGTACTTCATCGTCGGATTTATTTTCTCAGGAGTCGCCCGCACGACAGGTGGTTCCTTGCACGGAGCCGCTCTGAAATTTGGATGGGCCGGCTGGATTCTCATGACGGTAGGGACATTGATGGCTGTTGTCACCATTTTGTTGAATGAAGCCTCTGTCCTTTATACGTTCTACGCACCACTGAAAGCATCTCCGTACTTTTACATTGGTTCTGCCTTGCTCGTAGTAGGTAGCTGGCTAGCGGGATTCGGGGTTTTTGCCAGCTATCGCAAATGGAAACGCGAAAATAAAGGGAAAATGTCCCCGTTGTTCGTCTTCATGGGTGTGACTACCTATGTCTTGTGGATTACAGCGACAATTCCTGTAGCGGTTGAGGTTCTGTTCCAACTTATCCCGTGGTCACTCGGGCTGGTTCCAACGATTAACGTCATGCTCAGCCGTACGCTGTTCTGGTTTTTCGGTCATCCACTCGTTTATTTCTGGCTACTGCCTGCTTATATGGCGTGGTATGTATGCTTACCAAGAATCATTGGGGGTCACGTCTTCAGTGATTCGCTCAGTCGACTTGCCTTTCTCTGCTTGCTCTTGTTCTCCATCCCAGTCGGGTTCCACCATCAATTGATGGAGCCAGGAATTTCGCCAGCATGGAAAATGATACACGTGACATTGACGCTGATCGTCGTTATCCCGTCGTTGATGACAGCCTTCTCGATGTTTGCGGTTTTTGAAACGACCGGACGTAAAAAAGGTGGGGTTGGTCTTTTCGGATGGTTGAAAAAACTGCCGTGGACAGATGTACGCTTCTTCGCCCCATTTGTTGGGATGCTGTTCTTCATTCCTGGCGGAGCTGGGGGAATTATTAACGCAAGTAACCAGATTAACGCGGTCGTACACAATACGATTTGGGTTACGGGTCACTTCCACATCACCGTAGGAGCTGCGGTGGCGCTCACTTTCTTCGGCGTCAGCTTTTGGCTGATACCTGCATTGACTGGACGTCAGTTGACCAAGACTGCGAATCGCATGGGAATGGTACAAACGGTATTCTGGGCAGTAGGAATGTTCTTGATGTCGCTCGCCATGCACGCAATGGGTTTGCAAGGGGCTCCGCGCCGCACAGATTACACGACGTATATGGACCACCCGTTAGCTTTGGGCTGGATGGATTATCAACGTGTAATGGCGTTTGGTGGCGGACTGCTGTTCGTATCCGCGATTCTCTTGATCGCCATCTTGCTGTATCTGACTTTCTACGCACCAAAGGGAAATACAGAATATCCGATTGCCGAGACAGAGACAACGCAAGAGGTTCCAAAGATTTTGGAGCGCTGGCCTGTATGGATTGGACTCGTTGCCTTCCTGATAATTCTCGCCTACGGTTATCCGATTTTGCAACAAATTCAGCACCAGGCACCAGGCTCGCCGCCTTTTGTGACTTGGTAA
- a CDS encoding ATP-binding protein has translation MGASSEVLSLMQSIFANASDAILVIDHEGRIVKANAALEQMTGWTEEELIRDKHICELCLGMATCMEETSCTDCFFKRVQMPSFEMRLRTKSGVDYPVAASSARLEDESQGKLVMIMRDMSAQQRVEKERYQYKLTNFAIQAQEEERKRIARELHDGVGQALYSILVGLNVVRQRELSELVMQHVTELVNMTSKAMEEVKRMALELRPSALDDLGLLPALRSLMKRVEKTFHIQVELHVQGEKRRYSAAMETALYRIVQEAMTNTAKYAKASHLGIMFENREKEIVVTIVDDGVGFEVEKTLNIGKGLGVFGMKERAQLLGGTVDIRSAPEEGTTVIVRIPVPKEGVEDDHSRLDRR, from the coding sequence ATGGGTGCGTCGAGTGAAGTGCTCTCCCTGATGCAGTCCATCTTTGCCAACGCTAGCGATGCGATCCTGGTCATTGATCATGAGGGACGAATCGTAAAGGCCAATGCTGCGTTGGAACAGATGACGGGCTGGACAGAAGAAGAGCTGATTCGAGATAAACATATTTGCGAGCTGTGTCTCGGAATGGCAACGTGTATGGAAGAAACGAGCTGCACGGATTGCTTTTTTAAGCGCGTGCAAATGCCTTCATTCGAGATGAGGCTCCGAACGAAATCCGGTGTGGATTACCCTGTCGCTGCCAGCTCAGCGAGACTAGAGGATGAATCGCAGGGGAAGCTGGTCATGATTATGCGTGATATGTCTGCGCAACAGCGAGTGGAAAAAGAGCGCTACCAGTACAAGTTAACGAATTTTGCGATCCAAGCACAAGAAGAAGAACGAAAGCGCATCGCCCGGGAGCTGCATGATGGCGTAGGGCAGGCGCTTTATAGTATTTTAGTGGGACTAAACGTAGTCAGACAACGAGAGTTGAGCGAGCTGGTTATGCAGCATGTCACGGAATTGGTGAATATGACTTCCAAGGCGATGGAGGAAGTGAAGCGCATGGCGCTGGAGCTGCGTCCGTCTGCACTGGATGATCTCGGTTTACTGCCTGCATTACGTTCATTGATGAAACGGGTGGAAAAGACGTTTCATATCCAGGTGGAGCTGCATGTTCAGGGGGAGAAACGCAGATACTCTGCTGCGATGGAAACAGCACTGTACCGGATTGTACAGGAAGCCATGACCAATACGGCAAAATACGCAAAGGCGAGCCATCTGGGAATCATGTTCGAGAATAGGGAGAAGGAAATTGTCGTTACGATTGTGGATGACGGCGTAGGGTTTGAAGTAGAGAAAACATTGAACATCGGCAAAGGTCTCGGTGTGTTTGGCATGAAGGAGCGAGCCCAGCTGCTTGGTGGTACCGTTGATATTCGCTCCGCACCCGAGGAAGGAACGACGGTGATCGTCCGAATTCCGGTGCCGAAGGAGGGGGTAGAGGATGACCATTCGCGTCTTGATCGCCGATGA
- a CDS encoding putative holin-like toxin: MAITSEMFTLMLQFGSFIVALLGLIVAIVVALTKKNDRS; encoded by the coding sequence ATGGCAATTACTAGCGAAATGTTTACACTCATGCTCCAATTTGGCAGCTTCATCGTTGCCCTTCTTGGACTTATTGTAGCAATCGTTGTTGCCCTGACCAAAAAAAATGACCGCTCTTGA
- a CDS encoding copper amine oxidase N-terminal domain-containing protein has product MKTIRTGMMTIAALAVLGTSVVSATSEPVKELSVNINGQAIAQDAIFDKGQQTVLVPLRPVAEALGFKVSWNDKEKAAEVQRGAITSYAKEGEDRYPFAKMYKTLGAEPRVLNGSTYVPVAFVDEILQADVNVTDDAVTVVEDEIAPMRTGTITNISKSDKGYSVTLNIYESGIILHLTEDTKITDEAGKVLKPEDLKLGMAVDATTEKFMAMSLPPQTSVLSITVKGGLETQDVLGTAGKVASISADKDGNYKMLVEGRGITETSQEKINLNITEKTVIINARNNKVLSPAELKEDMQVVAFYGPMMTKSLPPIGTAEKIVVE; this is encoded by the coding sequence ATGAAAACAATCCGTACAGGTATGATGACAATCGCGGCACTGGCCGTTTTGGGAACTAGCGTGGTATCTGCAACCTCCGAACCAGTAAAAGAACTTTCTGTTAACATAAACGGTCAAGCAATCGCACAAGATGCGATCTTCGATAAAGGTCAACAAACCGTACTGGTTCCACTTCGTCCTGTTGCTGAAGCCCTCGGTTTCAAAGTAAGCTGGAACGACAAGGAAAAAGCAGCAGAAGTGCAAAGAGGCGCGATCACCAGCTACGCAAAAGAAGGAGAGGATCGCTATCCTTTCGCAAAAATGTACAAAACGCTGGGAGCAGAGCCTCGCGTACTGAATGGCAGCACCTATGTGCCAGTCGCATTCGTTGACGAAATCCTGCAAGCAGACGTGAATGTAACCGATGATGCAGTGACTGTAGTGGAGGACGAAATCGCTCCTATGCGCACAGGTACCATTACGAACATCAGTAAATCCGATAAAGGCTACTCGGTTACACTGAACATCTATGAGTCTGGCATCATCCTGCACCTGACGGAAGACACCAAAATTACGGATGAAGCTGGTAAAGTGCTGAAGCCAGAAGACTTGAAGCTGGGTATGGCCGTAGATGCGACAACCGAAAAATTCATGGCGATGAGCTTGCCGCCACAAACGAGTGTGCTCAGCATCACGGTAAAAGGCGGCCTGGAGACTCAGGACGTCCTGGGAACAGCGGGAAAAGTAGCGAGCATCTCTGCTGACAAAGATGGCAACTACAAAATGCTCGTAGAGGGTCGCGGTATTACCGAAACCTCCCAAGAAAAAATCAACCTGAACATTACCGAGAAAACGGTGATCATCAATGCGCGAAACAACAAAGTACTCTCGCCAGCTGAGCTGAAAGAGGATATGCAAGTAGTAGCCTTCTACGGCCCAATGATGACGAAGAGCCTGCCACCTATCGGCACTGCTGAGAAAATCGTAGTAGAGTAA
- a CDS encoding cytochrome c oxidase subunit II, protein MHLHRYEKIWLMLGAGGLALFIVLLCVNAFAMGMAPPSNMEMIDPEKVTETPPFDKPGLKQVGDNEYDAYMTAFAFGFAPTKMEIPVGATVNFHVTSPDVIHGFQIPETNINFMVLPGHISSATHTFDEPGEYLILCNEYCGAGHQVMATTIIVK, encoded by the coding sequence ATGCATTTGCATCGATATGAAAAAATCTGGTTGATGCTTGGCGCAGGCGGTTTGGCCTTATTTATTGTATTGTTGTGCGTCAATGCGTTTGCCATGGGGATGGCTCCGCCAAGTAATATGGAAATGATTGATCCGGAGAAGGTTACGGAGACGCCTCCTTTTGATAAACCAGGCTTGAAACAGGTAGGAGACAACGAATACGACGCTTACATGACAGCATTTGCGTTCGGCTTCGCTCCAACCAAGATGGAAATACCAGTTGGCGCAACGGTGAATTTCCACGTCACGAGTCCAGACGTTATTCACGGATTCCAGATTCCAGAGACCAACATTAACTTCATGGTTCTGCCTGGACACATCAGCTCGGCGACACACACGTTTGACGAGCCAGGCGAGTATTTGATCCTTTGTAACGAATACTGTGGCGCAGGTCATCAGGTTATGGCGACCACGATTATTGTGAAATAA
- a CDS encoding GNAT family N-acetyltransferase, whose translation MPSPTPFPAHSARLVFQPVTEHDFPELLAVYNSNPDYMEFAFGQRVVTLQTVAEDHQDNLAFADSYSFSIREVHGTEIIGIAQFILHNPRDGHPWLGLIMLHSAYQSHGYAREFLDTLIAWYQENGYTSLHLAVLEKNSRVVPFYEKYGFVVYEERETEKHGCVICMKYTI comes from the coding sequence ATGCCGAGCCCTACTCCCTTCCCAGCCCATAGCGCTCGATTGGTTTTTCAGCCCGTCACGGAACACGATTTCCCCGAACTGCTAGCGGTGTACAATTCAAACCCCGATTATATGGAGTTTGCCTTTGGACAACGGGTCGTCACTCTGCAGACAGTAGCAGAAGACCATCAAGATAATCTGGCGTTTGCGGACTCCTACAGCTTTTCGATAAGAGAAGTACACGGTACCGAGATCATCGGGATCGCCCAGTTTATTTTGCATAATCCACGAGATGGCCACCCTTGGCTCGGCCTCATCATGCTGCACAGCGCCTACCAGAGTCACGGGTACGCTAGAGAATTCCTGGATACGTTAATCGCCTGGTACCAGGAAAACGGCTACACCTCTCTGCATCTGGCCGTTTTGGAGAAGAATAGCCGGGTCGTGCCTTTTTACGAGAAATATGGTTTTGTTGTCTACGAGGAAAGAGAGACGGAAAAACACGGTTGCGTCATCTGTATGAAATACACAATCTAG
- a CDS encoding response regulator transcription factor, which yields MTIRVLIADDHAIVRSGLGMLINAQEDMEVVGYAADGKEACEKAWEVQPNVVLMDLSMPPGENGLTATARLKETAPDIQVLVLTMHDDEEYLFRVLQAGAAGYILKSAPDLDLITAIRSVNQGMAYLYPSATKSLIEEFLQMVKNGEEQAKYDILTDREKEVLVLIAKGFSNKEIAERLTVSVKTVESHKAHIMEKLHLRTRPDLVRYAIKKGWLDFE from the coding sequence ATGACCATTCGCGTCTTGATCGCCGATGATCATGCGATTGTACGCTCTGGACTGGGGATGCTGATCAACGCCCAGGAGGATATGGAAGTCGTCGGTTATGCAGCTGACGGAAAAGAGGCATGTGAAAAAGCATGGGAAGTCCAGCCCAACGTCGTCTTGATGGACTTGAGCATGCCGCCTGGGGAAAACGGCTTGACGGCAACTGCCAGACTGAAGGAAACGGCACCAGACATACAGGTGCTTGTGCTTACGATGCATGATGACGAGGAATACTTGTTTCGGGTACTGCAAGCCGGTGCTGCCGGCTATATTTTAAAAAGCGCCCCTGACCTCGATTTGATCACGGCGATCCGTTCGGTCAATCAGGGCATGGCCTATTTGTATCCATCTGCGACGAAATCTCTGATCGAGGAATTTCTGCAAATGGTCAAGAACGGTGAGGAGCAGGCCAAGTACGACATCCTGACTGATCGGGAAAAAGAAGTGCTGGTCTTGATTGCCAAGGGCTTTAGCAACAAGGAAATTGCCGAGCGGCTCACTGTTTCCGTCAAGACGGTCGAATCGCATAAAGCGCATATTATGGAAAAGCTTCATCTGCGGACGCGGCCTGATTTGGTGCGGTATGCGATTAAGAAGGGCTGGCTTGATTTTGAGTAG